One Flavobacterium cerinum genomic window, GGAATATGTTTTCGGCGGTTCTGCTGATGGTTCCGGTTTATTCAGAAATAATGACGGTTCTTTTACTTTCCTTGTTAACAACGAGGACAATTTTGCGGTATCCAAGATCACTTTTGATTCCCATTTCAAACCGGTAGCCGGAGAATATGTTTTAAATTCTGACGGATCCGGAAACCGACTTTGTTCTGCTTCTTTGGCTACTCCTGAAATCCACGGATTCGGACCTTTATTTTTAACAGCGGGAGAAAGCGGACCGGAATCTCAGATTATCGGATTGACGCCTTTCGACACAAAAGCAAACAACAGTACGCCGCGTCCGTTATCTGCTTTAGGAAGATGGAGTTCTGAAAATGCGGTTCCGTTACCTAAAACGGCTTATTCCGGGCAAACCGTAATCCTGATCGGTGATGATGATTCCGGAACTTACGGCGGTCAGTTTGTACTATATAAAAGTACTACCGGAGATCTGAACAACGGTAAAGTATATGTTATGAAAAGAACAGACGAAAACATGGCGGAACGCAGTATGACAGAAGGTAATACATATCCGGTTCAGTTTGTGGAAATTCCGAATGCTAAAACGAATACCGGAGACCAGAACAACATTCTTTCTCAAACTTTAAAAGCTATTCCGTTCGGACGTGTTGAAGATATCGACTACCGAAAAGATGCCGGAAAAGAACGTGAAGTTTATTTTAATGTAACCGGACAAGACAATACCGGATCTAATGCTGACTATTCCCGTTCTAAATACGGACGTATGTATAAATTGGTTTTAGATGCCAACAATC contains:
- a CDS encoding alkaline phosphatase PhoX — protein: MKINKGILGLVALSTLLSCNSDDDTNNTSGNNNSPIELKNYSITPALIKTMPGFTSLETYSLFSSEDTFINTPEYVFGGSADGSGLFRNNDGSFTFLVNNEDNFAVSKITFDSHFKPVAGEYVLNSDGSGNRLCSASLATPEIHGFGPLFLTAGESGPESQIIGLTPFDTKANNSTPRPLSALGRWSSENAVPLPKTAYSGQTVILIGDDDSGTYGGQFVLYKSTTGDLNNGKVYVMKRTDENMAERSMTEGNTYPVQFVEIPNAKTNTGDQNNILSQTLKAIPFGRVEDIDYRKDAGKEREVYFNVTGQDNTGSNADYSRSKYGRMYKLVLDANNPLSGQLTLVLDGDNRTGKAGKFQNIDNICVTRNFVYLQEDSNGYGNETHDAYIYQYNIATGDLKVVFELDHKRNEPGDKYMSATSALGSWEYGALIDVSDIIGIPDTFMLSIQTHSWKKDRFQGVDGGSVRPNEKQGSQVILIKGLQR